The following proteins are encoded in a genomic region of Magallana gigas chromosome 1, xbMagGiga1.1, whole genome shotgun sequence:
- the LOC136273626 gene encoding uncharacterized protein, which yields MSSPLDSQSDRIFSDDEGEVGSCTGSSPKQRNGTCSTPCQVGKTPKRRRILPTMLDSSGAEESDAENSQTQGNDSSRASSTSSTPTGHQLQSSKRVKVNQTPVCEPNKSTTSLLEKILLQQDEILKRIKALEKKEQEKEETREEKVYVPPSIRNAIRDGYSDGLKRGYTWMFDKKKQQDDENIEMTNHILMFVKGWSSDVEERVIHCKFYCHFHAHSLHVA from the exons ATGAGCTCTCCTCTCGATTCGCAAAGTGATAGAATCTTTAGTGATGACGAAGGTGAAGTAGGTTCCTGCACTGGTTCCTCACCAAAACAGAGAAACGGGACTTGTAGTACTCCATGCCAAGTTGGAAAGACCCCAAAACGACGCCGAATTCTGCCCACCATGTTGGATTCATCGGGAGCAGAGGAAAGTGATGCAGAAAATTCTCAGACACAG GGAAATGACAGTTCGAGAGCAAGTAGTACTTCTTCTACACCGACTGGTCACCAGCTGCAATCAAGTAAAAGGGTCAAAGTGAATCAAACACCTGTCTGTGAGCCAAATAAAT ctACAACAAGTTTGTTAGAGAAAATCCTTCTCCAACAAGATGAAATATTAAAACGAATCAAGGCGTTAGAGAAAAAAGAACAGGAGAAGGAAGAAACACGGGAAGAAAAAGTATACGTACCACCTAGTATACGA AATGCAATTAGGGATGGCTACAGCGATGGACTCAAACGGGGATATACTTGGATGTTTGACAAAAAGAA ACAGCAAGATGATGAAAACATCGAAATGACCAACCATATTTTGATGTTTGTTAAGGGCTGGAGCTCTGATGTTGAAGAGAGGGTTATCCACTGTAAGTTTTACTGTCACTTTCATGCACATAGTTTACAT gtgGCATAA